The following coding sequences lie in one Allochromatium vinosum DSM 180 genomic window:
- a CDS encoding sensor domain-containing diguanylate cyclase, with protein sequence MPRLINPKSMAQRLILLGMAIILLNAFILFGLLDRHLRQDLTELTSNQLLTLANYVAAQIDRDILNRRELLRHVAGHLPPALLEDGTALRDRLAEHQAVNPLFSEGLVVLDESGRVIADHPSVPGRDALSLGDSDYFRQAIQGEFAIGRPLFSSASKAPVLPMAVPLRDADGPVRAVLVGVSGLKSPNFLQALYETRVGVSGGFILTSPRDRLFIGASFRDITLTPTPQEGLHRQHDMAMQGFRGVGIDVNAGGIEELAAIASVSTSGWFLVARIPTRELFAPIERLSDFMLTIGAILACVFLLVMVIGLRHQLRPLREAAHHAECMTRGEIPLAPLPVARDDEVGHLTAAFNRVLEKLLESRAEMEYLARHDGLTGLPNRQLLATHVQHAQSRAQRHGYGLAILYLDLDGFKAINDRLGHGAGDAALCETAKRLSGVIRGEDTLARIGGDEFVILLADLDPDEAREVAELVARKCLGVFERPVRVQDQDCRLGTSLGLVLDHGERTLDALLTAADMAMYRAKEAGRGRFCWADD encoded by the coding sequence ATGCCACGCCTCATCAATCCGAAGAGCATGGCCCAGCGCCTGATCCTGCTGGGCATGGCCATCATCCTGCTCAATGCGTTCATCCTGTTCGGACTGCTCGACCGCCATCTGCGCCAGGATCTCACCGAGCTGACCTCGAACCAACTGCTGACGCTGGCCAACTATGTCGCCGCTCAGATCGACCGCGACATCCTGAATCGTCGCGAACTGCTCCGGCACGTCGCCGGGCATCTGCCGCCGGCGCTTCTGGAGGATGGAACCGCCCTGCGCGACAGGCTGGCGGAACATCAGGCCGTCAATCCCTTGTTCTCGGAGGGGCTGGTGGTGCTCGACGAGTCTGGCCGGGTGATAGCCGACCATCCGTCCGTGCCAGGCCGCGACGCCCTGTCGCTCGGAGACAGCGACTACTTCCGTCAGGCGATCCAGGGCGAGTTCGCGATCGGCCGCCCTCTGTTCAGTTCGGCATCCAAGGCGCCGGTCCTGCCGATGGCCGTGCCCCTGCGCGACGCCGATGGGCCGGTGCGGGCCGTGCTGGTCGGGGTCTCGGGACTGAAATCGCCCAATTTCCTCCAGGCGCTCTATGAAACCCGGGTCGGCGTCTCCGGAGGATTCATCCTGACCTCACCGCGCGACCGGCTGTTCATCGGCGCCTCGTTTCGGGACATCACGCTGACGCCGACACCCCAGGAGGGCCTGCATCGTCAGCACGACATGGCGATGCAGGGCTTTCGTGGCGTGGGCATCGACGTCAACGCCGGCGGTATCGAGGAGCTGGCCGCCATCGCTTCGGTGTCTACGAGCGGCTGGTTCCTGGTGGCACGCATCCCCACCCGTGAGCTGTTCGCACCGATCGAGCGTCTGAGCGACTTCATGCTGACGATCGGCGCCATCCTGGCATGCGTGTTCCTGCTCGTCATGGTGATCGGACTGCGCCACCAGTTGCGTCCGCTGCGCGAGGCGGCACATCACGCCGAATGCATGACGCGCGGCGAGATCCCGCTCGCTCCTCTGCCCGTGGCACGCGACGACGAGGTCGGTCATTTGACCGCCGCCTTCAATCGCGTCCTGGAGAAACTGCTGGAGAGCCGTGCCGAGATGGAGTATCTGGCCCGGCACGACGGCCTGACCGGGCTGCCCAATCGCCAGTTGCTGGCGACCCATGTCCAGCATGCACAGTCGCGTGCACAGCGCCATGGGTACGGCTTGGCGATCCTCTATCTCGACCTGGATGGATTCAAGGCCATCAACGACCGTCTCGGGCATGGAGCCGGTGACGCCGCCCTGTGCGAGACCGCCAAGCGCTTGAGCGGAGTGATCCGTGGCGAGGACACGCTGGCACGCATCGGCGGTGACGAGTTCGTCATCCTGCTGGCGGATCTCGACCCGGATGAGGCCCGCGAGGTCGCCGAACTGGTGGCACGCAAATGCCTGGGTGTCTTCGAGCGGCCGGTTCGGGTTCAGGACCAGGACTGCCGTCTGGGCACCTCGCTCGGTCTCGTGCTCGATCACGGCGAGCGGACCCTGGATGCCCTGCTGACGGCAGCCGACATGGCCATGTATCGCGCCAAGGAGGCTGGGCGGGGGCGTTTCTGTTGGGCGGACGACTGA